The Streptomyces liliiviolaceus sequence GCGTCGGGCACCGGTCCCAGCGGTCCGCCGCTGGAGACGTCGTACGGGCCATGGCCCGTACGACGTCGGTCTTTCCGGCCCCGCCGGGCGGACGAACACAGGTCGACGGGCGCCCCCGAAACGCAGGTCGGACGGCGCTCAGCCGATCGGTACGGCCCGTCCCGTGACGCGTACGCGGGTGTCCTCGGGGTCCACGTCGATCAGCAGGTCGCTGGGCCGGCCCATGTCCTCTCCCTGGCGGATCGCGATCCTGGCCGGGCGGGTGACGAGTTCCAGGGTGCGGAGGTAGCCGCCGAACGCCGCGGCCGCCGCCCCTGTCGCCGGATCCTCCACGACCCCGCCGACCGGGAACGGGTTCCGGGCGTGGAAGTGCTCCGGCGACTCCCGCCACACCAGCTGGAGCGTCGTCCAGCCGTGACGCCGCATCACCTCGGCGAGGCTGTCGAAGTCGTAGTCCAGGTCCGCCAGCCGTTCCCGGGAGCCCGCGGCCAGTACCAGGTGATCGTTTCCGCCGAAGGCCACGTGCGGCGGCAGCGCGGGGTCGAGGTCCCCGGGAGCCCAGCCGAGGGCTTTCAGAGCAGCGTCCAGCTCGGTGCCCACGGCGGGGCGTGAACGGGTGGGCACGCTGGTGAGCATGGCCGACACCGCGCCGTCGCCGTCCAGCCTCGTGGCTACGGGGATCTCGCCCGCGGGAGTGTCGAGGACGATCTCGCCGGGGCCCAGGCGTTCGGCGAGGGCCACCGCAAGGGCGACGGTCGCATGCCCGCAGAAGGCGACCTCGGCGAGCGGGCTGAAGTAGCGGACCCGGAAACGGCGCGATGCTCCGCCCCTGCCCGTTTCGACCCGGGCGGTGACGAAGGCCGTCTCGGAGTAGCCGACCTCGGCGGCGATGGCCGGCATCGCCGCGTCGTCGAGTCCAGCGGCATCGAGTACGACCCCGGCCGGATTGCCTCCGGCCGGATCGTGGGTGAAGGCGGAGTAGCGCAGGATCTCGGTCTTCGGGTGGCTCGCGAGGCTGGTCCCGCTCGGGTCGCTGGTCATGACTCCACGCTGCCACCCTGTGCCGATCGAGTCCAATGATGGATATCGATCAGATCCATCGACATGTCGCATACCCTGCTCCTGTGGACACCCGCCTGCTGCACACCTTCACCGCACTCGCCCGCACGGGCAGCTTCACCGCCGCTGCCGCCGAGCTGCACCTGGCCCAGTCCACGGTCACCGTGCACATCCGCACCCTGGAACGGGAGCTCGGCACCCGGCTCTTCGACCGGCTGCCCGCCGGCACTCTGCTCACCGAGTACGGCCGAGTGATGCTGGAGCGGGCCGAGGACGTACTCGACGCCGTGGCACGGCTGAAGGCCGACGGGGAGGGAGAGGTGCGGGGACCGGTGGCCGTGGGGGCTCCCGAGTCGCTGTGCTCGACCCGCGTGCCGGGCGTGATCGCCGCCCTGCGCACCAGCCACCCGGAGATGGACGTGCGTCTGTACGCGGCCGGCACCGCGGAGTGTGTCGAGGGGCTGCGGTCCGGTCGCCTCGATCTGGCGCTGCTGCTGGAGGAGGACGCCGACTTCGGCGACGTGACGACCGAGCCGATCACCCGGGAACCCCTCGCCCTCGTCTGCGCCCCCGGCCACCCGCTCGCCGCACGGACCCACGCGGTGACCTGGACGGAACTCGCGGCCGAGAACTTCTTCCTGCTGGAACAGGGCTGTTCCTACAGCGATGAGCTGGAACGACGGCTGCTCGCCGTGCCCGGTTCCCGACCGCGGCCGACCAGGTTCGGGAGTGTGGACGCGGCCCGTTCCTGTGTCGCCGCCGGTCTGGGACTGACCCTCCTGCCGCTCACGACCGTGGAGGAGCACGTGCGGCAGGGCCGGCTGGTACAGGTCCCCGGACCGCGGTTCGCCGATGTTCCCGTACGGCTGGCCCGCCACCGCAGGCGGTGGACGGGACCTGGTGCGCAGGCGTTCACCCAGGAGTTGGTACGTCAGTCGACCGGCTGACCCGGAGCCCGTGAAGGCCCCGGGCACAGCCTTCGTCGCGGACGGTCGGAGTGCGTGTCAGCCGGCCCGAAGGCCGACCGCCAGCGTCAGTTCGAGGACGCGCTGCGGCGAGGCGAGATCCGGAAACAACTCTCTCAGCTGCGACATCCGGTACCGGACGGTCTGGGGATGGACGAACAACGTCGCCGCCACCTCCTCCCGCCTGCCCTGGTGCAGCAGCCACGCCCGCAGCGTCTCCTCCAGCCTCCGTGCGGTCGCGACGGGCAAGGTCCGCAAGGGTGCGAGGGCCCGGGCGCGCAGGTCCGCGAACGCGTCCGCGTCCGCGCTCAGCACCAGCTCGGGCAGGTGGTCCTCGGTGTCGCGGATGTCGGACGAGAGGGAGCGCGCGCGTGCGGCTCGTGCGTACGAGTCGGAGGCACGCATCCACGGCCGGGCCGGGCCGACCACGGCGGTGCGGTCGGTCAGCTGCCGCAAGAGATGGGAGCGGTCGGCATCGGGGACGAGCAGTACGCCGGTGGAGTCCGGCAGGTCGTCGAGGACGAGGGTGTTCGGGTCGAGCGCGCGGTAGGCGGGCCGGGCCTGGGCGGCGGGCAGCAGGACCGCGGTCAGCGAAGCCGGGGGCTGCCATGCGGCCCGCTGGCCGGAGGCCCGCAGCACGTCCGGGCTCGCGTCGGCGAGGAGATCACGGGCCAGGTGTTCCAGATGGCGCTCGTGGGCCCTGCCCCGGGCGGCCAGTTCGTCGGCGTGGCCCGCGGCGCTCGCGGCGGAGAGCTCGTCGATGTAGGCGAAGGTCAGCTCGGCGAACTTGGCGACCTCGGCGGCGGGCAGGCCCGCCGGCACGGCACCCGCCGCCAGGCAGCGCCAGGCCACGCGGGCGCCGACGCGGTAGGCGCCGAGCAGGGCGTCCATCGAACGGCCGTCGCGCACCTCGCCGCGGCCCAGTTCGTAGGCCGCGTCACCGGCGTCGCCGCCTGTGGCGTTCCCGCTCGCGAGATCCAGGTAGTGCCCCAGCGCGGTGCGGACGGCCCGGCGGATGGTGGCGCCCATGCGGCCCGACAGGGCGTTGGCGTACGGAGGGACCTCGTCGATGATCGCCTCGACGACCTCGTCGGCGGTGGTCCTCAGCGCGGCCCGAAGCGCGGTGACCGTCGTCTCGTCCAGGGCCAGTTCACTGGCCCTCCTCATTGCATGGCTCATTTTTTGTTCCCTGCGAACAATTCAGCCGACCAGATTCACGTCCTGCGGTCAGGACTTTACGCCCTGAGGCACAGCAAGCTGAAGTCATGACGAGTACAGCCCTCCGCAGCAGGGCGTGGAAACTGCTGGAGACGGTCACGACGCCGCTCCTGCCGTCGGACTACCTCGACCTGGTCAGTCCGCTGCGCGCGGGCGCCGACCTGCGTGGGCGCATCGAGGCCGTGCACCCCGAGACGGGTGACGCCGCGACCGTCGTGATCAGGCCGGGACGGGGCTGGCGCGGCCACACAGCCGGTCAGTACGTGCGGATCGGGGTCGACGTCGACGGGGTGCGCCTGTGGCGTGCCTACTCCCTCACCTCGCCGACGGACCGCCGGGACGGCCGCGTCACGATCACCGTGAAGGCGATCCCGGACGGCAAGGTCAGCAACCACCTGGTCCGCAGGGCGAAACCGGGCACGCTGATCCAGCTCGACCAGGCGACCGGTGACTTCGTGCTGCCGCGGGCCAGGCCCGCCAAGGTGCTCTATCTGACGGCCGGCAGCGGCATCACGCCCGTCATGGGCATGCTGCGCGACACCGAGTTCAACGACGTCGTCATGGTCCACTGCGCGCCACGGCCGCAGGACGTGATCTTCCGCAGCGAACTGCACGACCTGGCCGCGGACAAGAAGCTGCGGCTCACCGAGGTGCACACCGACACGGACGGCAAGCTCGACATCGCCCGTCTCGACGAACTCGTGCCCGACTGGGCCGAGCGCGAGACCTGGGCCTGCGGGCCCGCGGGCCTGCTCGACGCCGCCGAGGAGCACTGGACCGGACACGGCGTCCGGGAGCGTCTGCACACGGAACGCTTCCGTCCCGGCATCGTCGTCGCCGGCGACGGTGGCGAGGTCACGTTCAGTACCACCGGCAAGACCGTCGACGCGGACGGCGCCACTCCGCTGCTCGACATCGGCGAGGAGGCCGGCGTCCTCATGCCCTCCGGGTGCCGCATGGGCATCTGCTTCGGCTGCGTCACACCGCTCAGGTCGGGCGCCGTCCGCGATCTGCGTACCGGCGAGATCACCGAGGCCGAGCCGGGCGTCCTCATCCAGACCTGCGTGTCCGCCGCGGCGGGCCCGTGCGACATCGAACGGTAGGAGCACCTTGACCGCCATCGACCCCACCGCCCACCTGACCTCGGAGCAGATCGAGGAGCTGGGCCGCGAGCTGGACGCGATCCGCGACGAGGTGATCGCCGCCCGCGGCGAGAAGGACGCCGCCTACATCCGCAAGGTCATCTCGGTACAGCGCAAGCTCGAACTGGCCAGCAGGGGCGTGTTGCTGTTCTCCTTCTTCCCTCCCGCGTGGCTGCTCGGCACCGCCGGTCTGTCCGTGGCGAAGATCATGGACAACATGGAGATCGGCCACAACATCCTGCACGGCCAGTGGGACTGGATGCGGGACCCGAAGATCCACTCCACCACCTGGGAGTGGGATCACGTCTCGCCGTCCGAGCAGTGGAAGCACTCGCACAACGAGCTGCACCACACGTACACGAACGTGATCGGCAAGGACAACGACCTCGGCTACGGCATCATGCGCGTGGACGAGGACCAGCGGTGGCACCCGTTCCACCTCGGCCAGCCGCTGTGGAACTTCATCAACGCCTGCTTCTTCGAGTACGGCATCGCGGCGTACGACCTGGAGCTCGGCAAGAACCTGCGCAAGCGCCGCCGCAAGAACCCGGAGTTCCGCGCCCGGGCCAGGGCCGTGGGCCGCAAGATCCGCAAGCAGGTGCTCAAGGACTACGTGATCCACCCGCTGCTGTCGGGCCCGTCGTTCCTCACCACGCTCGCCGCCACGTTCACCGCGAACCTGGTACGCAACCTCTGGACCCACTCGGTGATCATGTGCGGGCACTTCCCCGAGGGCGTGCAGGTCTTCGAGCGCCGGTCCATCAAGGGTGAGACACGCGGCCAGTGGTACCTGCGCCAGATGATGGGCTCGGCGAACATCAGCGGCAGCAAGGCCATGCACTTCATGACCGGCAATCTGTCGCACCAGATCGAGCACCACCTGTTCCCGGACCTGCCGAGCAACCGGTACGCCGAGGTCGCGGTGAAGGTGCGCGCGCTCTTCGAGAAGTACGAGCTGGAGTACGTCACCGGGCCGCTGCCCAAGCAGGTGTTCTCCGCGTGGCACAAGGTCTTCCGGCTCTCGCTGCCGAACAAGAAGCCCAAGGCCAGGACGCCGGACCGCGAGAAGGAACTCCTCGCGGCGTGATTCCCGCGCCCCGGCGCGCAAGCCGACCCGCGCTGCCGGCGCGCAAGCCGAAGTGCGCCGCCGGTGCGCAAGCCGAAGTGCATGGCATTCGCTAGTGCATGGCCCTCGCTGCTACTGCTGGAGCTCGATGACGTCGGCGATCACGCAACTGACGTTGTCGGGGCCGCCGGAGGCGTTGGCGAGGGCGATGAGTTCACGGACGGCCGTCTCGGGCTCACCGGTCCCGGCGAGTACGCGGTGGATCTCCTGGGTCGGCACGACCGTCGACAGGCCGTCGGAGCACAGCAGATAGCGGTCTCCCCCCTGGGCGTCGTGGAGGCGCATGTCGGGATTGGTGTCGGCTCCTGGGACCAGGGCCCGCACCAGGAGCGACCGCTGGGGGTGGGAGGCGGCTTCTTCCTGGCTGAGGCGTCCCTCGTCGACCATCGACTGGACCATGGTGTGGTCGTGGGTGATCTGCAACAGTTCTCCGCCGCGCAGGAGGTAGACGCGGGAGTCGCCGATGTGGACGAGGGCCAGCTGTGACCCGGTCCAGAGCATCGCGGTGAGTGTCGTACCGGTGCCTTCGGACGCGGAGCCCGTCCCGGCGACATCGTGGACGGCCTGCTTGGCCTGTTCGACGACGTCTTCGAGGACGTTGAGGAGGTTGCCGGCCGGGATGCTGTCGGTTTCGAGGTGCTTGAACGCGTCGACGGCTGCCGCGCTGGCAGGGGCTCCCTGGCTTCCGCAGCCGTCGGCGACGGCGAGGAGCTGGGATCCCGCGTACGCGGTGTCCTGGTTGCTCTCGCGGACGAGGCCCTTGTCGGAAAGGGCGGCGTAACGGATTCCGAGGGACTTGGCGGTCGGAGACATGGTGGGGTCCTTCCGTGACAGGTGGTCGATGAGGAAGGCGGCCAGGTCCCGCCGCGCGGCGGTGTCGGCCTCGACCTGGGCCCAGAACGCGCGGACCTCCTGGCCCGCCGGGCCCGCATCCAGCGCGCAGACGTGCTGGATGCGGGCGAGCGGCATGCCCAGGCGCCGGAGCCAGGCGACCAGGCGGGCCTGGTCCAGCTGGTCCGGTGCGTAGAGGCGGTAGCCGGTCACCGGGTCGACGCGTGCGGGGGTCAGCAGGCCGAGCTCGTCGTACAGGCGCAGCGCCTTCGGCGACAGCCGGGACGCCTTCGCGAACGCCCCGATGGTCAGCAAACCCATGTCCGCTCCTCCTCGTACCGGGCGCGTCGCCCGGCCCCACCGATGCTGTGGCCTCCCCCAAGGTCAAGGTCAAGAACCCGCTTCTGGCGACGGCCATCGGCCCGGGTGCCGCCGCTTTCAGACAGTACTGATCGGCGCGGGGTTCTCGGGGAGTCGCCAGTCGCCGCCGCGGTCCTCCTTCGAGAGGCGCGCGGCGAGATCGGGGACCCGCAGGAAGCAGGCCAGTGCGGTGGCGGCCTGGAAGGCGTCGATCGCCCGCTGGGTCATCGGCATGCCCAGGCGCAGGAGACGTGGATTCACCTCACCCTGGATCTCGTCGACGAAGGGCCGCAGCACGCTGTCGTAGTTCGCCAGCGCGGTCGGCAGATCGCCCGGGTGCCGGTTGATCTCGCCGGCCAGGACGTGGGCGCCCACCAGGCCGCCGGAGATGCCCATGCCGCTGTAGGGGGAGGCGCAGTGGGCGGCGTCGCCTGCCAGGACCACGCGGCCCTTGGACCAGGTGTCGGTGCGGACCTGCACGACCTCCTGGGAGTAGAAGAAGGGGCTCGTCCGCATGCCGTCGACGAAGCGCTCGGTCTGCCAGCCCGCGTCGCGGAACCTGCTCGCCCAGAATTCCTGCCGGCGCGCGACGGGTTCCCGGTGGATCGCCGATGCTTCGTCGGACTCCTCCCGCATCACGAAGTACACCTGCGTCTCGGTCGGGTTGTGGCTGCGGCGCATGATCTGACGGCCGCCCGGGACCATGTAGGTGTCCCGGATGTTGCTGTCGGACGCGATGCGCGGGATGAACCAGTAGGCCATGTGGATGCCGACCCGCCAGTACGGGTCGCAGCCCGCGGGGAGGATCTCCCGCCGGATGCGCGATCCCTGCCCGTCCGCGCCGACCAGGAGGTCGTACTCGCCCGAGGACCCGTCGGAGAAGTGCGCGACGACCTTCCGTTCGTCCTGCTCGAAGCCGTCCACGCTCACGCCGAAGACGTACTCGGTGTCGGCCTTCGACGCGTCGTACAGGATGCGTACCAGGTCGCCGCGCATGATCTCGTACTCGGAGGTGAGGGTCTGCCGGCCCCGGCCGGAGGTGTTGGCCATGATCGTCGCCTTGGTCCTGCCACGCGCGTCGACGAAGGCGACGCCCGCCTCGTCCACCAGCCTGCCGCGGACGGCGTCGAGGAGTCCCATCCGTTCGACGGCCTCGATGCCCTGTCCTCGCAGGTCGACCTGTGCTCCGGTGGCCCGCAGCGCCGGAAAGCGTTCGGCGACGGTCACCTCGTGGCCGCCCCGCGTGAGCCAGAAGGCCAGCGCCTGGCCCGCTATCCCACCACCGGCGACGAGGACCCGCAGGGGGCGCGCTCCCGATCCGTCGGCCATGCCCATCACCCCAAAAATCTATCGGTGAACGATTCCTCTTCAGAGTCATCTATCAGTGATAGATTTGTCAATGTGACCAAGGTGAACCGGGAGATCGTCGTCTCCGAAGCGCTCGACCTGCTCGACGAGGTCGGGCTGGACGCGGTCAGTACGCGGCAGCTGGCGAAGCGGCTGGGCGTCGAACAGCCCTCGCTCTACTGGTACTTCCGCACCAAGAAGGACCTCCTCGCCGCCATGGCGGACGCGGCGATGGCACCGCACGCGACCGCCCCGCTGCCGGCCCCCGACGACGACTGGCGCGAGTGGTTCCTCGACAACACGCGGAGCTTCCGGCGCACCCTGCTGATGCGCCGGGACGGCGCACGCCTCCACGCGGGCAGCACCCCTGTCAACGACC is a genomic window containing:
- a CDS encoding PhzF family phenazine biosynthesis isomerase — its product is MTSDPSGTSLASHPKTEILRYSAFTHDPAGGNPAGVVLDAAGLDDAAMPAIAAEVGYSETAFVTARVETGRGGASRRFRVRYFSPLAEVAFCGHATVALAVALAERLGPGEIVLDTPAGEIPVATRLDGDGAVSAMLTSVPTRSRPAVGTELDAALKALGWAPGDLDPALPPHVAFGGNDHLVLAAGSRERLADLDYDFDSLAEVMRRHGWTTLQLVWRESPEHFHARNPFPVGGVVEDPATGAAAAAFGGYLRTLELVTRPARIAIRQGEDMGRPSDLLIDVDPEDTRVRVTGRAVPIG
- a CDS encoding LysR family transcriptional regulator; amino-acid sequence: MDTRLLHTFTALARTGSFTAAAAELHLAQSTVTVHIRTLERELGTRLFDRLPAGTLLTEYGRVMLERAEDVLDAVARLKADGEGEVRGPVAVGAPESLCSTRVPGVIAALRTSHPEMDVRLYAAGTAECVEGLRSGRLDLALLLEEDADFGDVTTEPITREPLALVCAPGHPLAARTHAVTWTELAAENFFLLEQGCSYSDELERRLLAVPGSRPRPTRFGSVDAARSCVAAGLGLTLLPLTTVEEHVRQGRLVQVPGPRFADVPVRLARHRRRWTGPGAQAFTQELVRQSTG
- a CDS encoding PucR family transcriptional regulator encodes the protein MSHAMRRASELALDETTVTALRAALRTTADEVVEAIIDEVPPYANALSGRMGATIRRAVRTALGHYLDLASGNATGGDAGDAAYELGRGEVRDGRSMDALLGAYRVGARVAWRCLAAGAVPAGLPAAEVAKFAELTFAYIDELSAASAAGHADELAARGRAHERHLEHLARDLLADASPDVLRASGQRAAWQPPASLTAVLLPAAQARPAYRALDPNTLVLDDLPDSTGVLLVPDADRSHLLRQLTDRTAVVGPARPWMRASDSYARAARARSLSSDIRDTEDHLPELVLSADADAFADLRARALAPLRTLPVATARRLEETLRAWLLHQGRREEVAATLFVHPQTVRYRMSQLRELFPDLASPQRVLELTLAVGLRAG
- a CDS encoding ferredoxin reductase, which codes for MTSTALRSRAWKLLETVTTPLLPSDYLDLVSPLRAGADLRGRIEAVHPETGDAATVVIRPGRGWRGHTAGQYVRIGVDVDGVRLWRAYSLTSPTDRRDGRVTITVKAIPDGKVSNHLVRRAKPGTLIQLDQATGDFVLPRARPAKVLYLTAGSGITPVMGMLRDTEFNDVVMVHCAPRPQDVIFRSELHDLAADKKLRLTEVHTDTDGKLDIARLDELVPDWAERETWACGPAGLLDAAEEHWTGHGVRERLHTERFRPGIVVAGDGGEVTFSTTGKTVDADGATPLLDIGEEAGVLMPSGCRMGICFGCVTPLRSGAVRDLRTGEITEAEPGVLIQTCVSAAAGPCDIER
- a CDS encoding fatty acid desaturase family protein, with product MTAIDPTAHLTSEQIEELGRELDAIRDEVIAARGEKDAAYIRKVISVQRKLELASRGVLLFSFFPPAWLLGTAGLSVAKIMDNMEIGHNILHGQWDWMRDPKIHSTTWEWDHVSPSEQWKHSHNELHHTYTNVIGKDNDLGYGIMRVDEDQRWHPFHLGQPLWNFINACFFEYGIAAYDLELGKNLRKRRRKNPEFRARARAVGRKIRKQVLKDYVIHPLLSGPSFLTTLAATFTANLVRNLWTHSVIMCGHFPEGVQVFERRSIKGETRGQWYLRQMMGSANISGSKAMHFMTGNLSHQIEHHLFPDLPSNRYAEVAVKVRALFEKYELEYVTGPLPKQVFSAWHKVFRLSLPNKKPKARTPDREKELLAA
- a CDS encoding MerR family transcriptional regulator, producing the protein MGLLTIGAFAKASRLSPKALRLYDELGLLTPARVDPVTGYRLYAPDQLDQARLVAWLRRLGMPLARIQHVCALDAGPAGQEVRAFWAQVEADTAARRDLAAFLIDHLSRKDPTMSPTAKSLGIRYAALSDKGLVRESNQDTAYAGSQLLAVADGCGSQGAPASAAAVDAFKHLETDSIPAGNLLNVLEDVVEQAKQAVHDVAGTGSASEGTGTTLTAMLWTGSQLALVHIGDSRVYLLRGGELLQITHDHTMVQSMVDEGRLSQEEAASHPQRSLLVRALVPGADTNPDMRLHDAQGGDRYLLCSDGLSTVVPTQEIHRVLAGTGEPETAVRELIALANASGGPDNVSCVIADVIELQQ
- a CDS encoding FAD-dependent monooxygenase, with amino-acid sequence MADGSGARPLRVLVAGGGIAGQALAFWLTRGGHEVTVAERFPALRATGAQVDLRGQGIEAVERMGLLDAVRGRLVDEAGVAFVDARGRTKATIMANTSGRGRQTLTSEYEIMRGDLVRILYDASKADTEYVFGVSVDGFEQDERKVVAHFSDGSSGEYDLLVGADGQGSRIRREILPAGCDPYWRVGIHMAYWFIPRIASDSNIRDTYMVPGGRQIMRRSHNPTETQVYFVMREESDEASAIHREPVARRQEFWASRFRDAGWQTERFVDGMRTSPFFYSQEVVQVRTDTWSKGRVVLAGDAAHCASPYSGMGISGGLVGAHVLAGEINRHPGDLPTALANYDSVLRPFVDEIQGEVNPRLLRLGMPMTQRAIDAFQAATALACFLRVPDLAARLSKEDRGGDWRLPENPAPISTV
- a CDS encoding TetR/AcrR family transcriptional regulator C-terminal domain-containing protein, with translation MTKVNREIVVSEALDLLDEVGLDAVSTRQLAKRLGVEQPSLYWYFRTKKDLLAAMADAAMAPHATAPLPAPDDDWREWFLDNTRSFRRTLLMRRDGARLHAGSTPVNDLDRIRHKMDFLVASGVPQREAQTAMLAASRFTVGSVLEEQADAGSGDGSEPPADMPVIDHESAFEAGLTLILDGLAQRTATRAVPPPGNAAAPRS